A segment of the Vagococcus hydrophili genome:
ATCATTAATGTTAATGCTACAAAAAATTTAATCAAATGAGAACACGAGCCGGTTGATAAGATGATTAGTCATCATTCTATTGACCGGCTATTCTCAAAAAGGTGGGAAGTAAGCTAATGAAAAGAAAATTTCTATTACTTCTGATACTTTTACCTAGTTTATTATTATTTGTTCAACCAATGAAAACTGTTGCTCAGGACTTACCCCCAGGAATGGTGGTAGGGGATGAGAAAGGGATCAAAGCGAGCAAAGATGGCGAGTATTTTGTTAAGGTAGATAATGCGATGCCAGGTATGTCTTGGCACAAAAATATTTCTCTGCTAAATATGGAAAAAGATGTCCCATATCACTTAACAATGCTCATCTCTCCACCCAAGGTATCTGGGAGTTTAGATTTGTCAAAAGCCATCCAGATGAAATTAACCTATGAAGGCAAAGTTGTCTATGAAGGGCCAGCTTCTGGATTAAGTGAAAAAAACAATCTTCAATCTAAACCACTAGATTTGGGAACTTTTAAAGCAGGAGACAGTCGTTCTTTAGAAGTTGATTATTCTCTTTCGGGAGAGTACACCAATAAAGATTTTGAAACTAAAAATAAAATGGAGAACGTTTGGACCTTTTATGCGGTCAAAACAAAAGAGCCTGTTGTTCCCAAGAAAGATAAAGATTCGAAAATATCAATCAAATCTATCGGAAGACTTCCAATGACAGGTGAAACTGTCAAACAAATGATGATTATCTTCTGTATGGGAATGTTGATTGTGTTAATCTTCCTGTTAATTTGGAAAAAGAAACATAAAGATCGTGCCAATATAAGCAAAGGAGGGGAGTAACGTATGAGTTCTAAATCTCGAAAAAGAAAGAAAAAGAAGTTGATGCGAAAAATCAAAAAGATTCAAAAGCATCATCGGAAAATTTCTTTAGTTGTCACGTTACTCGCTATCATTAGCTTCTTTTCATTTGTCGGTACGTTTGCATGGTTCACTTCTGAGGATGACGTCTCCAATAAATTTGAAGGTGGAAAGTTAGCCGCAGAAATTACAGAAGTCTTTATCCCAAACAATGAATGGGAACCGGGAGAAAAAACAACCAAAGAAGTTAAAATTGCTAATACGGGAACTGTTCCAGCGTTTGTCAGAGTTTCTTTATACGAGTTCATCCTTAATTTTAAAGTGGACGTGACAGACCAAACAGGAAACGGTAACTTAGCAACAGCGAGTGAAGCAAAAAAACCAGGAGTCGATCGTGACGATACAGGCACATGGCAACCTGCCGCTGACGGAGATGGCACGTTTAAGCAAGGAAACA
Coding sequences within it:
- a CDS encoding LPXTG cell wall anchor domain-containing protein; this encodes MKRKFLLLLILLPSLLLFVQPMKTVAQDLPPGMVVGDEKGIKASKDGEYFVKVDNAMPGMSWHKNISLLNMEKDVPYHLTMLISPPKVSGSLDLSKAIQMKLTYEGKVVYEGPASGLSEKNNLQSKPLDLGTFKAGDSRSLEVDYSLSGEYTNKDFETKNKMENVWTFYAVKTKEPVVPKKDKDSKISIKSIGRLPMTGETVKQMMIIFCMGMLIVLIFLLIWKKKHKDRANISKGGE
- a CDS encoding BsaA family SipW-dependent biofilm matrix protein, with the protein product MSSKSRKRKKKKLMRKIKKIQKHHRKISLVVTLLAIISFFSFVGTFAWFTSEDDVSNKFEGGKLAAEITEVFIPNNEWEPGEKTTKEVKIANTGTVPAFVRVSLYEFILNFKVDVTDQTGNGNLATASEAKKPGVDRDDTGTWQPAADGDGTFKQGNKFYIADKSWVSDPEARTGMYEYQKERKTAPQKFISLNFPDHIKTAVDPNATGDYWLYSNGYFYYSRPLKPGEKSNEVLSSLTLSDAIPNKYKGSLYKLKVYMDAHDATEPIFSEWRLNQNDPAYQLLKPQLK